From a region of the Myxococcaceae bacterium JPH2 genome:
- the maiA gene encoding maleylacetoacetate isomerase: protein MKGLRLYSYWRSSASWRARAGLNLKGLSYEYIPVHLMEDGGKQNTAEYRALNPMRTVPTLEWTEGGETRRLSQSLPILEYLDARIPQPSLFPEDLLLKARVRMLAEMVNSGIQPLQNLSVLQKLKNELKVDERAWAAHWIGRGLEALEATVKPLAGRFCVGDAVSLADICLVPQLYNARRFAVDVAAFPTLLRIEAACEALPAFQAAHPDRQPDAQPV from the coding sequence ATGAAGGGGTTGCGGCTCTACAGCTACTGGCGCTCCTCGGCGTCCTGGCGTGCGCGGGCGGGCCTGAACCTCAAGGGCCTGTCCTACGAGTACATCCCCGTGCACCTGATGGAGGACGGGGGCAAGCAGAACACGGCCGAGTACCGCGCGCTCAATCCCATGCGCACGGTGCCCACGCTGGAGTGGACGGAGGGCGGCGAGACGCGGCGGCTGTCCCAGTCGCTCCCCATTCTTGAGTACTTGGACGCGCGCATTCCGCAGCCTTCGTTGTTCCCCGAGGATCTGCTGTTGAAGGCCCGGGTGCGGATGCTCGCGGAGATGGTGAACTCGGGCATCCAGCCGTTGCAGAACCTGTCGGTCCTCCAGAAGCTGAAGAACGAGCTGAAGGTGGACGAGCGGGCCTGGGCGGCGCACTGGATTGGCCGGGGCCTGGAGGCGCTGGAGGCCACGGTGAAGCCGCTGGCGGGTCGCTTCTGTGTGGGGGATGCGGTGTCGCTGGCGGACATCTGCCTGGTGCCGCAGCTCTACAACGCGCGGCGCTTCGCGGTGGACGTGGCGGCGTTCCCCACGCTGCTGCGCATCGAGGCCGCGTGTGAGGCGCTCCCCGCCTTCCAGGCGGCGCATCCGGACCGTCAGCCCGACGCGCAGCCGGTGTAG
- a CDS encoding S9 family peptidase, whose amino-acid sequence MTVWNASCRALALVTLLPLAAVALPVPTAPPPPTRPSKQYTIEQFMGTTGLVGMDFTADQKHLLYSSNQTGIFNVFRVPVGGGTPTQLTHSTTDSTFLVSAFPRDERLLFRRDQGGNEQLHLYVRTPDGKEKDLTPGTKLRASFVGWSRDDSAFYVLTNERDARFMDLYRYDAKTYARTLLFQNDGGYDVAGVAPDEKSVALQKPRTTSDNDLWRYDVATRALKHLTPHQGDAQFSVADFDPVSGALYLLTNVNSEFTRVVRYADATGTLEEVEKTDWDIVSSTFSRSGAYRITVINEDGRATVRLHDVKKGTDLPLPTLPEGDVVAVQFSRDEQRLSLLHNGDRSPTNLYAYALATKKATRLTNTLSPAVDAEDLVEAQRVRFKSSDGLEIPNILYKPHQASPDNKVPALVWVHGGPGGQTRKGYAAFMQYLANHGYVVLGINNRGSSGYGKSFFRSDDQKHGREPLRDCVEARKYLASLPYVDATRVGIIGGSYGGYMTLAALAFQPEAFNVGVDIFGVANWLRTLKNMPPYWESRRQALYQEMGDPTTQEQMLRDISPLFHAEQIRKPLLVIQGANDPRVLRVESDEMVQAVRKNNVPVEYVVFPDEGHGFSKKKNELEAYSRTLGFLDQYLKQPASASVTN is encoded by the coding sequence ATGACCGTCTGGAATGCCTCGTGCCGAGCGCTCGCCCTGGTGACCCTCCTGCCGCTCGCGGCCGTCGCGCTTCCCGTGCCCACCGCTCCCCCACCGCCCACGCGTCCGTCCAAGCAGTACACCATTGAACAGTTCATGGGGACGACCGGGCTGGTGGGCATGGACTTCACCGCCGACCAGAAGCACCTCCTCTACTCATCCAATCAGACGGGCATCTTCAACGTCTTCCGCGTCCCCGTGGGCGGAGGGACGCCCACGCAGCTCACCCACTCCACCACCGACAGCACGTTCCTCGTGAGCGCGTTTCCGCGCGACGAGCGCCTGCTGTTCCGGAGGGATCAGGGCGGCAACGAGCAGCTCCACCTCTACGTGCGCACTCCGGACGGCAAGGAGAAAGACCTCACGCCGGGCACAAAGCTGCGCGCGTCGTTCGTGGGCTGGAGCCGCGATGACTCCGCCTTCTACGTCCTCACCAACGAGCGCGACGCGCGCTTCATGGACCTGTACCGCTACGACGCGAAGACCTACGCGCGCACGCTGCTCTTCCAGAACGACGGGGGCTACGACGTCGCGGGCGTGGCGCCGGACGAGAAGTCCGTGGCGCTGCAAAAGCCCCGCACCACATCCGACAACGACCTGTGGCGCTACGACGTGGCGACCCGCGCGCTCAAGCACCTGACGCCCCACCAGGGCGACGCCCAATTCTCCGTCGCCGACTTCGACCCCGTCTCTGGCGCGCTGTACCTGCTGACCAACGTCAACTCGGAGTTCACCCGCGTGGTACGCTACGCGGACGCCACCGGGACGCTGGAGGAGGTGGAGAAGACGGACTGGGACATCGTCTCGTCCACGTTCTCGCGCAGCGGCGCCTATCGCATCACCGTCATCAACGAGGACGGCCGCGCCACGGTGCGCCTGCACGACGTGAAGAAGGGCACCGACCTGCCCCTGCCCACGCTCCCCGAGGGAGACGTCGTCGCGGTCCAGTTCTCGCGCGATGAGCAGCGGCTCTCGCTCCTGCACAACGGCGACCGCTCGCCCACCAACCTCTACGCCTACGCGCTGGCCACGAAGAAGGCCACGCGCCTGACGAACACCCTGTCGCCCGCGGTGGACGCCGAGGACCTGGTGGAGGCCCAGCGCGTGCGCTTCAAGTCGTCCGACGGGCTGGAGATCCCCAACATCCTCTACAAGCCGCACCAGGCCTCGCCGGACAACAAGGTCCCCGCGCTCGTGTGGGTGCACGGCGGCCCCGGAGGACAGACGCGCAAGGGCTACGCGGCGTTCATGCAGTACCTGGCCAACCACGGGTACGTGGTGCTCGGCATCAACAACCGGGGCAGCTCCGGCTACGGCAAGAGCTTCTTCCGCTCGGACGACCAGAAGCACGGCCGCGAGCCGCTGCGCGACTGCGTGGAGGCGCGCAAGTACCTGGCCAGCCTGCCGTACGTGGACGCCACGCGCGTGGGCATCATCGGCGGCAGCTACGGCGGCTACATGACGCTGGCCGCGCTCGCCTTCCAACCGGAGGCCTTCAACGTGGGCGTGGACATCTTCGGCGTGGCCAACTGGCTGCGCACGCTGAAGAACATGCCCCCGTATTGGGAGTCCCGGCGCCAGGCGCTCTACCAGGAGATGGGCGACCCGACGACGCAGGAGCAGATGCTGCGCGACATCTCGCCCCTCTTCCACGCGGAGCAGATCCGCAAGCCGCTGCTCGTCATCCAGGGCGCCAACGACCCGCGGGTGCTGCGCGTGGAGTCCGACGAGATGGTGCAGGCGGTGCGCAAGAACAACGTGCCCGTCGAGTACGTCGTCTTCCCCGACGAGGGCCACGGGTTCAGCAAGAAGAAGAACGAGCTGGAGGCCTACTCGCGCACGCTGGGCTTCTTGGATCAGTACCTCAAGCAGCCCGCCAGCGCCTCCG
- a CDS encoding fumarylacetoacetate hydrolase family protein, protein MKLATLKDGTRDGRLIVVKRDNSAYALATNVALTLQAALDDWDAKEPLLRALSQQLEAGTVQSRPLDEKALHAPLPRAYEWVDGSAYLNHVILVRKARNAEPPATLKTDPLVYQGGSGDFLAPTADLPLADEAWGMDFESEVAVILGDTPQGTKAQDGAKHVKLVMIANDVSLRNLIPEELLKGFGFFQSKPATAFGPFAVTPDELGAAWHDGRVHLRMRSTLNGQLVGDPEAGPEMHFSFFDLIQHITKTRAYTAGTILGSGTVSNADRARGISCLAERRMIETIEEGKPKTPFMKPGDTIEIEMRDGEGHSVFGRIAQKVVKVP, encoded by the coding sequence TTGAAGCTCGCGACGCTCAAGGACGGTACCCGGGACGGACGGCTCATCGTCGTCAAGCGGGACAACTCAGCCTATGCGCTGGCCACCAACGTGGCCCTCACCCTGCAAGCCGCGCTGGATGATTGGGATGCGAAGGAGCCGCTGCTGCGCGCGCTGTCGCAGCAGCTCGAGGCGGGCACGGTGCAGAGCCGCCCGCTGGACGAGAAGGCCCTGCACGCCCCGTTGCCCCGCGCGTACGAGTGGGTGGATGGCAGCGCGTACCTCAACCACGTCATCCTGGTGCGCAAGGCGCGCAACGCCGAGCCGCCCGCCACGCTGAAGACGGATCCGCTCGTCTATCAAGGCGGCTCGGGAGACTTCCTCGCGCCCACCGCGGACCTGCCGCTGGCGGACGAGGCGTGGGGCATGGACTTCGAGAGCGAGGTCGCCGTCATCCTGGGCGACACGCCGCAGGGCACCAAGGCCCAGGACGGGGCAAAGCACGTCAAGCTGGTGATGATCGCCAATGACGTGTCGTTGCGAAACCTCATCCCGGAGGAGCTGCTCAAGGGCTTTGGCTTCTTCCAGAGCAAGCCGGCCACGGCGTTCGGTCCGTTCGCGGTGACGCCGGACGAGCTGGGCGCGGCCTGGCACGACGGGCGCGTGCACCTGCGCATGCGCAGCACGCTCAACGGCCAGCTGGTGGGAGACCCCGAGGCGGGGCCGGAGATGCACTTCTCCTTCTTCGACCTCATCCAGCACATCACCAAGACGCGCGCCTACACGGCGGGCACCATCCTGGGCAGCGGCACGGTGTCCAACGCGGACCGGGCGCGCGGCATCTCGTGCCTCGCCGAGCGGCGGATGATCGAGACCATCGAGGAGGGCAAGCCGAAGACGCCCTTCATGAAGCCCGGCGACACCATCGAGATCGAGATGCGGGATGGTGAGGGGCACAGCGTGTTCGGGCGCATCGCGCAGAAGGTGGTGAAGGTCCCATGA
- a CDS encoding SRPBCC family protein, translating to MATYILLALAVLVVGFIAFVATRPAAFRIERTAHLPVPASVVFTLLNDFHQWGRWSPYEKLDPNAERRIDGSPTGVGARYAWKGNNQMGEGRLTIQESQPDERVRVEMVFLKPFSATSYAVFLLVPDGKGTKVTWRMEGENGFVGKAFSVLLDVDSMQGKNFEEGLARLGAAGLEDMAKHAVASAESRASAH from the coding sequence ATGGCCACGTACATCCTCCTTGCGCTCGCGGTGCTCGTCGTCGGCTTCATCGCGTTTGTCGCCACGCGTCCGGCGGCGTTCCGCATCGAGCGCACGGCGCATCTCCCGGTGCCCGCGTCCGTCGTCTTCACGTTGCTCAATGATTTCCACCAGTGGGGTCGGTGGTCGCCCTACGAGAAGTTGGATCCGAACGCGGAGCGGCGCATCGATGGATCGCCGACGGGTGTGGGGGCGCGGTACGCGTGGAAGGGAAACAACCAGATGGGCGAGGGGCGGCTGACCATCCAGGAGAGCCAGCCCGACGAGCGGGTGCGGGTGGAGATGGTGTTCTTGAAGCCGTTTTCGGCCACGAGCTACGCGGTGTTTCTCCTGGTGCCGGACGGGAAGGGAACGAAGGTGACCTGGCGCATGGAGGGAGAGAACGGCTTCGTGGGCAAGGCGTTCTCGGTGCTTCTGGACGTGGACAGCATGCAGGGGAAGAACTTCGAGGAAGGACTCGCGCGCCTCGGGGCTGCCGGACTCGAGGACATGGCCAAGCACGCCGTGGCTTCCGCCGAGTCACGCGCGAGTGCGCACTGA
- a CDS encoding FAD-dependent monooxygenase, translated as MVYEQEVLVVGAGPTGLTLAVDLARRGVRVRIVDAATEPSRGSRGKGIQPRTQEIFDLLGVMPEIAQVGGLYQRLRFHWGPFSFRGGSLGTRHAPTEAMPYPNLLQVPQFKTEGVLRARLASLGVSVEFGRRFESFVQRDDGVDVTLSDGVRVRCAFLVGCDGGRSAVRKALGFGLVGSTVEDKTLLVGDVNVEGLSRADWHVWPWARGGMLGLCPMPHSDFFQVTCPKVEDVAGLIESVTKCRVSEVLTSSSYTPQARMVQRYRAGRVFLAGDAAHLHPPTGGQGLNTGVQDAWNLGWKLAWALRGGPDSILDSYQAERLPVAAAVLNLSRTLYVNRSMKRGALTNQLGLHYRESALSSGVPMGELHPGDRMPDGRLPNGQRVFDVLRHPGATLLARGDSKVLVRPDGYIASIGRDDVDHYAGMPVLRVSA; from the coding sequence ATGGTGTACGAACAAGAGGTGCTCGTCGTCGGCGCGGGGCCCACGGGGTTGACGCTTGCTGTGGATCTGGCTCGGCGGGGTGTGAGGGTGCGCATCGTCGATGCTGCGACGGAGCCTTCCCGTGGCTCTCGCGGGAAGGGGATTCAGCCGCGCACCCAGGAGATCTTCGACCTGCTGGGGGTGATGCCCGAGATTGCGCAGGTGGGCGGCCTCTATCAGCGCCTGCGCTTCCACTGGGGCCCGTTCAGCTTTCGCGGTGGCTCGCTCGGGACGCGTCACGCGCCCACGGAGGCGATGCCGTATCCCAACTTGCTGCAAGTGCCGCAGTTCAAGACGGAAGGAGTGCTCCGCGCCCGCCTCGCGTCGCTGGGCGTCTCGGTGGAGTTCGGCCGACGCTTCGAATCGTTCGTTCAGCGGGACGATGGAGTCGACGTGACGCTCTCGGACGGTGTTCGGGTCCGCTGTGCGTTTCTCGTGGGCTGCGATGGGGGACGGAGCGCGGTCCGCAAGGCGCTCGGGTTCGGTTTGGTTGGCTCGACCGTGGAGGACAAGACGCTGCTCGTCGGCGATGTGAATGTCGAGGGCCTGTCCCGCGCGGACTGGCATGTCTGGCCTTGGGCTCGGGGCGGCATGCTCGGGTTGTGCCCGATGCCGCACTCCGACTTCTTCCAGGTGACGTGCCCGAAGGTGGAGGACGTGGCGGGACTCATTGAGTCCGTCACGAAGTGCCGCGTCTCCGAGGTGCTCACGTCATCGAGCTACACCCCGCAGGCTCGCATGGTGCAACGCTACCGAGCGGGACGTGTGTTTCTCGCGGGTGATGCGGCGCACCTGCATCCGCCCACGGGAGGTCAGGGGCTCAACACGGGTGTTCAAGATGCCTGGAACCTCGGGTGGAAGCTCGCGTGGGCACTGCGCGGGGGACCTGACTCGATTCTCGACAGCTATCAGGCTGAGCGGCTTCCGGTTGCCGCCGCGGTCTTGAACCTGAGTCGCACGCTGTATGTGAATCGCTCGATGAAGCGGGGCGCGCTGACGAATCAGCTTGGGCTTCACTATCGGGAGAGCGCTCTCTCGTCGGGAGTTCCCATGGGCGAGCTTCACCCTGGCGACCGCATGCCGGATGGGCGATTGCCCAATGGCCAGCGCGTCTTCGATGTGCTCCGTCATCCCGGGGCGACGCTGCTG
- a CDS encoding DUF2019 domain-containing protein, protein MNLDELVEQFAQNVVAQNEAIFRGDAKTGNKHARKYGAAVDKLLAHGDAGREALSVLLKHERMDVRVMAAAHLLRYRTAEAKAVLEEAAKGQGLVPFGAQQTLKRWEEGTWALDPA, encoded by the coding sequence ATGAACTTGGATGAGCTTGTCGAGCAGTTCGCCCAGAACGTCGTCGCCCAGAACGAGGCCATCTTCCGGGGCGACGCCAAGACTGGGAACAAGCACGCCAGGAAGTACGGCGCCGCAGTCGACAAGCTCCTCGCCCACGGAGACGCCGGGCGTGAAGCGCTCTCCGTATTGCTCAAGCATGAGCGAATGGACGTGCGCGTGATGGCGGCCGCCCATCTGCTCCGCTACCGCACGGCCGAAGCCAAGGCCGTTCTGGAGGAAGCAGCCAAGGGCCAGGGCCTGGTCCCATTTGGGGCCCAGCAAACCTTGAAGCGATGGGAAGAAGGAACCTGGGCGCTCGATCCGGCATGA
- the glsA gene encoding glutaminase A has protein sequence MGLPTGALALAPQADASTSSSKQEAAKQRADITDEQAKSAIQHAHDQFRYVKDGKNADYIPFLAQVNPDYFGIVLVTVDGRVFEVGDSQQPFAIESVSKPFTLARLLQDVGAETVETKIGANATGAPFNSITVIEENKEAKRPPAGNPLVNAGAIASVSMVPAGNADERWARILGTYNLFAGRNLSVNQEVYRSESDTNTRNRAIAWLLKSYDVIPGDPMEALDIYTRQCSVAITAKDLAVMGATLANGGVNPLTGKRVIDEKNAEKVLSMMLTTGLYENSGKWSFDVGLPAKSGVGGGIVAVVPGRFAIATFSPPLDEAGNSVRGQKAVQSIVDSIGGDVFNDHAPGTGQPAARP, from the coding sequence ATGGGCCTGCCCACGGGCGCGCTGGCGCTCGCACCCCAAGCCGACGCGTCGACCTCGTCCTCGAAGCAGGAGGCCGCCAAGCAGCGCGCGGACATCACCGACGAGCAGGCCAAGAGCGCCATCCAGCACGCGCATGATCAGTTCCGCTACGTGAAGGACGGCAAGAACGCAGACTACATCCCGTTCCTCGCGCAGGTGAACCCGGACTACTTCGGCATCGTGCTCGTCACGGTGGATGGGCGCGTCTTCGAGGTGGGGGACAGCCAGCAGCCCTTCGCCATCGAGTCCGTCTCCAAGCCATTCACCCTGGCGCGCCTGCTCCAGGACGTGGGCGCGGAGACGGTGGAGACGAAGATTGGCGCCAACGCCACGGGCGCGCCGTTCAACTCCATCACCGTCATCGAGGAGAACAAGGAGGCCAAGCGTCCGCCCGCGGGCAACCCGCTGGTGAACGCGGGCGCCATCGCCTCGGTGAGCATGGTGCCAGCGGGCAACGCCGACGAGCGCTGGGCGCGCATCCTCGGCACCTACAACCTGTTCGCCGGGCGCAACCTCTCCGTGAACCAAGAGGTCTATCGCTCCGAGTCGGACACCAACACGCGCAACCGCGCCATCGCGTGGCTCTTGAAGTCCTATGACGTCATCCCGGGCGACCCCATGGAGGCCTTGGACATCTACACGCGCCAGTGCTCGGTGGCCATCACCGCCAAGGACCTCGCCGTGATGGGCGCCACGCTGGCCAACGGCGGCGTGAATCCCCTCACGGGCAAGCGCGTGATTGACGAGAAGAACGCGGAGAAGGTGCTGTCGATGATGCTCACCACGGGCCTCTACGAGAACTCGGGCAAGTGGTCCTTCGACGTGGGCCTGCCCGCCAAGAGCGGCGTGGGCGGCGGCATCGTCGCCGTGGTGCCGGGGCGCTTCGCCATCGCGACGTTCTCGCCTCCGCTGGATGAGGCGGGCAACAGCGTGCGCGGCCAGAAGGCCGTGCAGTCCATCGTGGACTCCATCGGTGGCGACGTCTTCAACGACCATGCGCCCGGCACCGGACAGCCCGCGGCCCGCCCCTGA
- a CDS encoding TetR/AcrR family transcriptional regulator, with protein MQGRPKKRAKKPEATQSIWTRQEPSTRQPKLSRAKISEAAIAIADTEGFDAVSMRSVAQRLGGSTMSLYYYVKTRAELLALMDDALMGELLLPTVSKKGPQALLDIALGTAEMLRRHPWALVAMRGAPPGPNALSHAEQCLETLAETKLSAKEKLTLLAMVDDYVFGHALREAETQTPTDEALAKKLMETGNFPRLEETFRHGKPTPDPKRLRRGLEALIRLSLPL; from the coding sequence ATGCAAGGACGGCCGAAGAAGCGGGCGAAGAAGCCGGAGGCGACCCAGTCCATCTGGACACGCCAGGAGCCGAGCACACGGCAGCCCAAGCTCTCGCGAGCGAAGATTTCCGAAGCAGCCATTGCCATCGCGGACACCGAGGGCTTCGACGCGGTGAGCATGCGAAGCGTCGCCCAGAGGCTCGGAGGCTCGACGATGAGCCTCTACTACTACGTGAAGACCCGAGCCGAGCTGTTGGCCCTGATGGACGACGCGCTGATGGGCGAACTGCTGCTCCCCACCGTGAGCAAGAAGGGCCCACAAGCCCTCCTCGACATCGCGCTCGGCACAGCGGAGATGCTGCGGAGGCATCCCTGGGCGCTGGTGGCGATGAGAGGAGCCCCACCGGGCCCCAACGCGCTCAGCCACGCGGAGCAGTGTCTGGAGACCCTGGCCGAAACAAAGCTCTCCGCGAAGGAGAAGCTGACGCTATTGGCAATGGTGGACGACTACGTCTTCGGCCACGCCCTCAGAGAAGCCGAAACACAGACTCCAACGGATGAAGCCCTCGCGAAGAAACTAATGGAGACAGGGAACTTCCCAAGGCTCGAAGAGACCTTCCGCCACGGGAAGCCAACCCCCGACCCCAAGCGCCTCCGCCGAGGACTCGAAGCCCTCATCCGCCTGTCCCTGCCGCTCTGA